One stretch of Equus caballus isolate H_3958 breed thoroughbred chromosome 24, TB-T2T, whole genome shotgun sequence DNA includes these proteins:
- the CDCA4 gene encoding cell division cycle-associated protein 4, with amino-acid sequence MFARGLKRKCADSEEDGEGALAAFRAAPSYSLQRQSLLDMSLVKLQLCHMLVEPNLCRSVLIANTVRQIQEEMTQDGTWRVMAPQTAGQAPLDRLVSTEILCRSAREVEPPGPGSGDGHALDLVSELSTAPSAQAPRSPQSSVWEVDSPRESRGGFPKSLDQIFETLENKGPGSVEELFSDVDSPYYNLDTVLTGMVGSAKSSHGDALEALASAAAPPPSSSCKDLGELDHVVEILVET; translated from the coding sequence ATGTTCGCACGAGGGTTGAAGAGGAAGTGCGCGGACAGCGAGGAAGACGGGGAGGGAGCCCTGGCGGCCTTCCGGGCCGCGCCCTCCTACAGCCTGCAGCGGCAGTCGCTCCTGGACATGTCCCTGGTCAAGCTTCAGCTGTGCCACATGCTGGTCGAGCCCAACCTCTGCCGCTCGGTCCTCATAGCCAACACTGTCCGGCAGATTCAAGAAGAGATGACCCAAGATGGGACTTGGCGGGTGATGGCGCCTCAGACTGCGGGGCAGGCGCCGCTTGACCGCCTCGTCTCCACAGAGATCCTGTGTCGCTCGGCGCGGGAGGTGGAACCCCCTGGCCCTGGCTCAGGGGACGGCCACGCACTGGACCTGGTTTCTGAACTCTCCACGGCCCCATCTGCACAGGCCCCGAGGAGCCCGCAGAGCAGCGTCTGGGAGGTGGACAGCCCTCGAGAAAGCAGAGGGGGCTTTCCGAAGTCGCTGGATCAGATATTTGAGACCCTGGAGAATAAAGGCCCCGGTTCCGTGGAGGAGCTGTTTTCAGACGTGGACAGCCCCTACTACAACCTAGACACCGTGCTCACGGGCATGGTGGGCAGCGCCAAGTCCAGCCACGGGGATGCGCTTGAGGCCTTGGCCTCCGCAGCTGCCCCACCGCCCAGCTCCAGTTGCAAGGACCTGGGGGAGCTGGACCATGTGGTAGAGATCCTGGTGGAGACCTGA
- the GPR132 gene encoding probable G-protein coupled receptor 132 isoform X1 produces MLGNATPMTLSPGIASSNCNVSFEESRVFLVVVYGAVCALGLPANCLTAWLTLLQALQGNVLAVYLFCLALCELLYISTLPLWILYIWKQHRWTLGLWACKVTGYIFFCNLYVSILFLCCISCDRFMAVVYALESRGRRQQKTAILISASVFVLVGLVHYPVFQMEEKGTCFETLPMTSKIASYYYSRFTVGFAIPLAIIAFTNQRIFRSVKLSVGLSAARKAKVKNLATAVVVIFLVCFAPYHVVLLIKAIAFSYYQGDEDSVCAFEGSLYTVSVVFLCLSTVNSVADPIIYVLASRSRQEAFGIHKVWKKWSTKTDVTCSKDSEEVQLPMSLANGHMSPRPVHAPES; encoded by the exons ATGCTTG GAAACGCCACCCCAATGACCCTGTCTCCTGGCATAGCTTCCTCCAACTGCAACGTGTCCTTCGAGGAGAGCAGAGTGTTCCTGGTGGTGGTGTACGGCGCCGTGTGTGCGCTGGGCCTGCCGGCCAACTGCCTGACGGCGTGGCTGACGCTGCTGCAGGCGCTCCAGGGCAACGTGCTGGCCGTTTACCTGTTCTGCCTGGCGCTGTGCGAGCTGCTGTACATCAGCACCCTGCCGCTCTGGATCCTCTACATCTGGAAACAGCACCGCTGGACCCTGGGCCTGTGGGCCTGCAAGGTGACTGGCTACATCTTTTTCTGCAACCTGTACGTCAGCATCCTCTTCCTGTGCTGCATCTCCTGCGACCGCTTCATGGCCGTGGTGTACGCTCTGGAGAGCCGGGGCCGCCGCCAGCAGAAGACTGCCATCCTCATCTCCGCGTCCGTCTTTGTTCTTGTCGGGCTTGTCCACTACCCAGTGTTCCAAATGGAAGAGAAGGGCACCTGCTTCGAGACGCTGCCGATGACCAGCAAGATCGCCAGCTACTACTACTCACGGTTCACCGTCGGCTTCGCCATCCCTCTCGCCATCATCGCCTTCACCAACCAGAGGATCTTCAGGAGCGTCAAGCTGAGCGTGGGCCTGAGCGCCGCCCGGAAGGCCAAGGTGAAGAACTTGGCCACCGCAGTCGTGGTCATCTTCCTGGTCTGCTTCGCCCCCTACCACGTGGTGCTCCTCATCAAAGCCATCGCCTTCTCCTACTACCAAGGAGACGAGGACTCCGTGTGTGCCTTCGAAGGCAGCCTGTACACGGTCTCTGTGGTGTTCCTCTGCCTGTCCACGGTGAACAGCGTGGCCGACCCCATCATCTATGTGCTGGCCAGCCGTTCACGGCAAGAAGCATTTGGAATTCACAAGGTGTGGAAAAAGTGGTCCACAAAGACGGATGTCACCTGCTCGAAGGACTCAGAGGAGGTGCAATTGCCCATGTCACTCGCAAATGGCCACATGTCCCCGAGGCCTGTCCATGCGCCAGAGTCATAG
- the GPR132 gene encoding probable G-protein coupled receptor 132 isoform X2, translating to MTLSPGIASSNCNVSFEESRVFLVVVYGAVCALGLPANCLTAWLTLLQALQGNVLAVYLFCLALCELLYISTLPLWILYIWKQHRWTLGLWACKVTGYIFFCNLYVSILFLCCISCDRFMAVVYALESRGRRQQKTAILISASVFVLVGLVHYPVFQMEEKGTCFETLPMTSKIASYYYSRFTVGFAIPLAIIAFTNQRIFRSVKLSVGLSAARKAKVKNLATAVVVIFLVCFAPYHVVLLIKAIAFSYYQGDEDSVCAFEGSLYTVSVVFLCLSTVNSVADPIIYVLASRSRQEAFGIHKVWKKWSTKTDVTCSKDSEEVQLPMSLANGHMSPRPVHAPES from the coding sequence ATGACCCTGTCTCCTGGCATAGCTTCCTCCAACTGCAACGTGTCCTTCGAGGAGAGCAGAGTGTTCCTGGTGGTGGTGTACGGCGCCGTGTGTGCGCTGGGCCTGCCGGCCAACTGCCTGACGGCGTGGCTGACGCTGCTGCAGGCGCTCCAGGGCAACGTGCTGGCCGTTTACCTGTTCTGCCTGGCGCTGTGCGAGCTGCTGTACATCAGCACCCTGCCGCTCTGGATCCTCTACATCTGGAAACAGCACCGCTGGACCCTGGGCCTGTGGGCCTGCAAGGTGACTGGCTACATCTTTTTCTGCAACCTGTACGTCAGCATCCTCTTCCTGTGCTGCATCTCCTGCGACCGCTTCATGGCCGTGGTGTACGCTCTGGAGAGCCGGGGCCGCCGCCAGCAGAAGACTGCCATCCTCATCTCCGCGTCCGTCTTTGTTCTTGTCGGGCTTGTCCACTACCCAGTGTTCCAAATGGAAGAGAAGGGCACCTGCTTCGAGACGCTGCCGATGACCAGCAAGATCGCCAGCTACTACTACTCACGGTTCACCGTCGGCTTCGCCATCCCTCTCGCCATCATCGCCTTCACCAACCAGAGGATCTTCAGGAGCGTCAAGCTGAGCGTGGGCCTGAGCGCCGCCCGGAAGGCCAAGGTGAAGAACTTGGCCACCGCAGTCGTGGTCATCTTCCTGGTCTGCTTCGCCCCCTACCACGTGGTGCTCCTCATCAAAGCCATCGCCTTCTCCTACTACCAAGGAGACGAGGACTCCGTGTGTGCCTTCGAAGGCAGCCTGTACACGGTCTCTGTGGTGTTCCTCTGCCTGTCCACGGTGAACAGCGTGGCCGACCCCATCATCTATGTGCTGGCCAGCCGTTCACGGCAAGAAGCATTTGGAATTCACAAGGTGTGGAAAAAGTGGTCCACAAAGACGGATGTCACCTGCTCGAAGGACTCAGAGGAGGTGCAATTGCCCATGTCACTCGCAAATGGCCACATGTCCCCGAGGCCTGTCCATGCGCCAGAGTCATAG